The genomic segment GCCGTGCAGCACAACCCACAACTCCGCATCCTCAACCTCAACGACAACACCTTTACTGAGAGGGGGGCTATCGCCATGGCTCAGGTACAGAGGCAGCTGAGATCACTATCATGGTTTGATTTAAATTCTGGCAAAATGGAGAATTCCGTGAGCTGAGATTTTGGCCttcttttgaaataattatCCACCTATTTGTCCATTTCCatcaccttttattttttttataataattctCTTTTCAGGGTATGACATTTGTGAAGCTGTAGCAGataatgtcttttttgtctcttcacaGGGCCTAAAACACCTACGCAGCATCCAGGTGATAAACTTTGGGGACTGCTTGGTGCGGCCAGAGGGAGCCATAGCTATTGCAGAATCTGTATCGGAGGGAATCCCCATCCTCAAGGTGAGTGATCCATTCACAACTGGCCCTGATCAGAGCCTGAGCTCTCATTGCCTCCCGGAATAATCACGTGTTGGCAAAGAGTCACTGTCGGCTTGAATGTTGAAACACTGCACATCATGTGTGGACAACGATCAACTCAACAGGTTTACACACACCTATAGGGTTCAATCATTTCTGTCCCAAATTTACTGTGAAAGATCTTTAtgtccttttccctttttaaaatgtttttgtttgttttaattcttttaaCAGGAACTCAATCTGTCATTTTGCGAGATCACAGAGGAAGCTGCTCTGGCTGTGGCACATGCAGTAAAGGACAAGGTCCAGCTGGAAAAACTGGACCTGAACGGTACAAAGCTGCAAGGATCATGTTGCTCTTCACACATTTGCCTGTTTATGAGAGTTTAGTCGAGTTTACTCTGAACTCTGCCCTGTCCAGGTTCTTGCAAACTATAAAAGTAGCCTAAATCAGCAGCCACCGCTGACAGTGTCACTGTGCTAAATCCACCCTAATGCATTACTAATAAACAACATTACAATGTGGTAAAcgtaatcaattttttttataaacagtccAACAGAATGGCTAGTTTCTGACAAGTCGTGTAAAATCAAGGCTCCAACAATGTGCCCTCCTTCCTTCGCCATCGTTTTtataagttaaaaaataatttggtggTCCACTACCTGACCATGGCGAGGGTGAGAAGTGTCCATTTTTTTCAACTCCGCTTTCAGAACGTTTGGAGTTGCTGCACCATCTCTGTTCTTGTATTAAAATGCATGTTGCCACACTTATCCACGTGAACGCACTTATGTGCTCCAAATggaaatatacaaatatgtaGAAGCAGTTTCATTACGTTCCATTCTGGAGTGTCGAGTCAAGTGCAACACCTGGTAAAATGTGATATGTGTACGATTTTAAGCTTATTATCAAACCGATTTGAATTCTTTCTTTCATAGTGCTCCAACCCTAGTTAATAAGAggattttgagttttttattttatttttcagtgtcaaAATATTGAGGATTCACTTTTAATTGAGATGTAAATAGCTGTTATACTTTTTTCTAAAGTACAAGAATGTGCATTAAAGTCTTTCTATCAGTGGTTTAAGAAGAGTAATAGTATGTCTTTTCATCTCTTCTGCTTTATGTTTAATTTGCACGAATGTAGAGAGTTACCTTTTGTTTAACTTGACTCCTCTGACGACACCATATAAAATGATGTCTTTGATTTTCAGGTAACTGTCTCGGAAATGACGGCTGCAAAGCTCTGAAAGACGCCATGGAAGAAATGAACATGGTTGAGCTCTTGGGATCCCTCAGGTAAtcatgttgtgctttttttttaagctcctGTGGTGTAGTTGATGAATTCCCATCCGTCCTTTCTCTGTACCACTCTGTTCCTATTGTGGAGGCCTGGTGCCTGTCCCAGCTCGCTCTGGGTGAGAAGCAGGACAGGATGCCAGTCTAGGACAGTTAACACACATAGACATTACGCTCCATTTCTAGTCTTCTAGTTTTCTCAAGTGTTGGTGTTTGGATGGTGAGAGGAAACCATAGAGCTCCACATAAAACCAGCTGAAGATAATCAAGCAAAAGCAGAGAGAATACATTTTTACCTAAAGGCTTGTGAGACAAGAAGATATTTGCTATTTGTCTGGGACATTGGAATTTCTTAAATAAAAAGGTCTTCACATCTTCACCGTCACAAGACttatttcaaatttcttttctccaccacaACCGTCCCAGTTTGTCTTGCATTTCTGTGTAAATGTCTGCAGCATCATATCTGCACCAGACACCATCATAATATTTGACATATCTACCATGCGTCCCATCCCAGAGTCGAACCTCACTAATGAGCTGAGATTTTGAATTTGCCTCAGTGACGACGATGGCGACCtagacgacgacgatgacgacgaggatgaagatgaagacgaggagagggatgacgatgacgaggaagtgaatgaggaggaagtggaggaagaggaggaggaggaggaagaagaggaaagccTTGGCAACAATGTCAGTTAAATGTGTGATTATATTTAGACCAAAATAGGCAGATTTATGTATTAATGcaaaagttaagaaaaaaaaaatactttcacatTCAGGTGTAATGCAGCTGCAATAAGTAGCTGTTGAGCATAACTAATTAATGTTGGGTTATGAACATATGTTGCAATGTTATGTTAAACAACAGCCTCACACAGAATGGAATCGGTGACACAAAGtccaacacaaagacgactgtAGCTGTCGACTTTTTCATGTCAGTCTTGTGTCGTAGTTTCGTTGACTTTCTATTCCTTCCCCTGTCAGTTGTCCACCCCTGTGTCGGCGCCCCGGCCTCCAGACGTTTCTTCCTTCCTCAGCTTTCCGTCCCCCGACAAACTGCTCAAACTGGGGGCCAGGAGAGCGTTGCTGATCGAGCAGCAGGTAAACGGAGGGTCGATTTCACAAAGCCGTCCACAGTGGCTTCACTTTTCACCCACAGAACTGTACCTAGTTGTTCATGAGAGAAACTAAAGGCTAAGAGAAAGATCCTGGGTTACGGTTGAGTACATGTCAGCTTGGATGTTTGTATCTCGGtaatcaatcaaaatgtatttatatagcgcatTACAGCAACAACTAGGtatccaaagtgctttacaacaagaaataacataaaatagaaaaaatcaACCATAAAATCAGACAAACGTAAATAGTGTCACAGTGCACAGAATTAAAAGCCAATCCAAATAAAAACGTTTTAAGGTGGGATTTAAAAAGTTCTAAGTCAGAGATTGAATGCAAGTCGGGAGGTAATTTGTTCCAGGGTAATAAGTGAGTAAAAAATGCGCTGTAGTCTGTGAATCACTCAACAGAGGGgtgaacatttttcactttACCCCTTCCACACTTTGTACTCCTTATTTCAAACTTCATGATGTGTCTGAAGCCGTATTTCTTATTTGATAAATTTGTATGTACTCCCATTATTCTGGCTCTTTTTGGAGTAATATTTTCATCGTtcaatgcacttattgtaagtcactttgcaTGTAATGTGATATACAATTGTGGCCCTCTCTTTGTGTAGGTGGATGTAACAGATGCTGCAAAAACGGCTGAAGCCTTCCTCAAGATTGCTTCTGTGTACAAGGATGAGAATAACGACGTCAAGGATGCAGTGTTGGACAGTATTGGTGAGGTTTCACCAACTGTAAAGAAACATACATTTGTGTCTTTCCACGTCTTGTAGTCACTTTGTTTTGAGGAATTTTGATCTATATTTATGTTCTCAACCCATTTCATTACAGATGCCCTACTGAAGAAAGCCTTCTCCACTCCTTCCTTCCAAGGCTACAGCTTTGTGTCATCTTTGTTGGTGCTGCTCGGACTTCTCAAGGTACTGTCTGCTTAATCTGCACCTGCACATCTCactcttatctttttttctggggCATTTTCCATTCCTTTCTAACACTACTCTCTTTCCCGACCCCTCCCATCtgtgcttcacttcctgtcctccttTCCCACCGCCCCTCCTCGGGTCGCGTCCTCCTGGCTGCTCAGAGTGAGGACAAAGTGAAGCCGGTGCTCGTGGTTCCCGGTCACCTCCACACCTTGGAGCACGTCGTCAGACAGGACTACTTCCCCAAAGAGAACGTGGCTGTGCTCGAAGCCTTCCTGTCCCGGTAAGGGCGAGACAGAATGAGCCAATCAGCAGGCAGCTTGCAGGTACAAAATACCCGGATTCGCCTTCCCATCGAATGAAGCACAAACGTGAATCTTTTCGCGCTCAGTGCGTCAGAGGTGGACACACTATGGTGATTACTTGTTTTTTCGCGGTGGAATAGATTTGTTAACATCTTGTTATTTCTATATATTCTTCTAATTCAACTCTTCAGTTTAAAATGACCAATGGTGAAGTTTCTGTCCCTATTACAAAATTAAGGCAAGAGCCCGTCTTGTATttcagattttataaaaaaaaaaaaaattaaaaaaagaatgctgtCACCACTATACTGGATTTAAAAAGTTTCTCCCTTGACTGTGTCACAATAAAACCCCCACAAACATTTTGGCAATTGAATGATTTTAATGTGAAGCTGCGGAAGAAGGAATTGTTAAGGTTTCACACAACTATACAAGTTGTACAAAATATGGTGTTCCCTTCttttttgtgaagaaaacaaagtttacTGCAGTAGATATTCAACTTTGGATTAATCAACATTTGGTGCAGGATGGTGCTTGTTCTCCCTGGTCATTGTAACAGCAGAACATGTGCTTATACATTGCGCCCggcagtgatttttatttttcattttaatttgtgtatgtgtggtcaTAACCTATtaacagtgtgttttgtccttcaCAGAAACAACAAGACCCTTGAGTCATGTGGCAATGCAAGAAACGGCCTCCAATCAACACTGCAGAGAGTCCGATTTTAGAGCTGAggactgtggacacacacacacacacacacacacacacacacacacacacacacactgaactttGACTGATGGACCCAAATCTCAAGCAAATGACGCAGAGCAGCACTCGAGAAGAAGACTCCACTCCCCGGTGTCACAACTGTCCTTCAGCAACACCCTTGTTTCTACGCTCTGGACTGGACTCGAATGCTTTGCGACTGGATGTAGACTATATAAACGATACTAGTGGCATTGAAGTACTGAAGTACACCCATAACCTCAGGACAGCACTTGGTCTTCATGCTTTTTTATTCTCCTGAATAAGACAAGACCCCCAATTGCCACATAACCCTTAgatctgtgtgttgtgtcctgATCAGTGACACATGACTGACTAAAGCACAGATTCAATTTGCGGGCAAACGAGAAAAGGATTGATCTGGACCGGAAGCATCAGCCACTGTACATTTTCCCTTTCATATGGACCTTtacagttctgtttttttacaatatcaAATGTTTATGAAATTCAATAGAAGGGTTCaaacaacattattattaattgtgtATTTAGGGTGGTTAATATCCAAATAAGACTGTAAAGTTCAATAAAACAGTCAGAAGGGATGTAATCGGTTTCAATGTATTTTCTGCCCTCTTAATGAGTCACAAGTTGATGGGTTTTaggatttgtttaaaaaataaagctgaTTTTAGTGTTGGATGTCTTTCACAGTCTTTGAATATTATTAATTGCatacattttaaactttttttgtcaaataaacaTCGACCTTGTTCGGGAGTCGAAGAAGTAAATTGCCCCATCGTACAAACCGAGAATAGTCCCTTAATCTCTTATATTAACAGTTACCAATGCAGTACGGTGGCCAGCCCCCCAGGGGGTTTCTGCCTCTAACTGGACAGAAAATGTAAAGCCAAGGTGTTAATTTGCAGTGAGGGGGCACAGGGGTCACCGCAGAAGAATTTTTCAAATTCTTGTTTCTTAGTCTGCGGGAACCCAGTGCTGGACACATTCGGA from the Scophthalmus maximus strain ysfricsl-2021 chromosome 17, ASM2237912v1, whole genome shotgun sequence genome contains:
- the rangap1a gene encoding ran GTPase-activating protein 1a isoform X1 → MATDIVAQLADSLAKTGVEDGELSYKGQGRKLDDAQSVEEIVKEIQDFEGLQALRLEGNTVGVEAAKAIAKALETKSEFKRCYWSDMFTGRLRSEIPPSLNSLGDALMLAGARLTVLDLSDNAFGPDGVKGIENLLKSTACYTLQELRLNNCGMGIGGGKILAASLIQCHKKSSADGAPLSLKVFVAGRNRLENDGATALAQAFQLMGSLEEVHMPQNGINHPGVTALATAVQHNPQLRILNLNDNTFTERGAIAMAQGLKHLRSIQVINFGDCLVRPEGAIAIAESVSEGIPILKELNLSFCEITEEAALAVAHAVKDKVQLEKLDLNGNCLGNDGCKALKDAMEEMNMVELLGSLSDDDGDLDDDDDDEDEDEDEERDDDDEEVNEEEVEEEEEEEEEEESLGNNLSTPVSAPRPPDVSSFLSFPSPDKLLKLGARRALLIEQQVDVTDAAKTAEAFLKIASVYKDENNDVKDAVLDSIDALLKKAFSTPSFQGYSFVSSLLVLLGLLKSEDKVKPVLVVPGHLHTLEHVVRQDYFPKENVAVLEAFLSRNNKTLESCGNARNGLQSTLQRVRF
- the rangap1a gene encoding ran GTPase-activating protein 1a isoform X2, which gives rise to MATDIVAQLADSLAKTGVEDGELSYKGQGRKLDDAQSVEEIVKEIQDFEGLQALRLEGNTVGVEAAKAIAKALETKSEFKRCYWSDMFTGRLRSEIPPSLNSLGDALMLAGARLTVLDLSDNAFGPDGVKGIENLLKSTACYTLQELRLNNCGMGIGGGKILAASLIQCHKKSSADGAPLSLKVFVAGRNRLENDGATALAQAFQLMGSLEEVHMPQNGINHPGVTALATAVQHNPQLRILNLNDNTFTERGAIAMAQGLKHLRSIQVINFGDCLVRPEGAIAIAESVSEGIPILKELNLSFCEITEEAALAVAHAVKDKVQLEKLDLNGNCLGNDGCKALKDAMEEMNMVELLGSLSDDDGDLDDDDDDEDEDEDEERDDDDEEVNEEEVEEEEEEEEEEESLGNNLSTPVSAPRPPDVSSFLSFPSPDKLLKLGARRALLIEQQVDVTDAAKTAEAFLKIASVYKDENNDVKDAVLDSIDALLKKAFSTPSFQGYSFVSSLLVLLGLLKSEDKVKPVLVVPGHLHTLEHVVRQDYFPKENVAVLEAFLSR